From a region of the Mauremys mutica isolate MM-2020 ecotype Southern chromosome 12, ASM2049712v1, whole genome shotgun sequence genome:
- the LOC123344996 gene encoding olfactory receptor 4D1-like codes for MEKKNFTTSVTEFVLLGLTQRPELQPFLYVTFFIVYINTWLVNVIIITTVISDYQLHTSMYILLANLAFIDISESSVSTPKLLSDLLSERKTISFSECILQMFFFHFFAGAMGFCLVGMAVDRYVAIYKPLRYLTIMNRGVCMRIVALAWLVGLAHSAVQTGLLLQLPFCGPNILDNFYCDVPQVIKLACTNTHLAEIQMNFNSGLVIIIIFIILLISYTVILIKIRTHVTEGKNKALSTCGTQITVMCFQFIPSIFIYAWPIKQFALHKLFSVIYSVITPMLNPMVYTLRNAEMKKAIRRLLNRMLFSRWERHT; via the coding sequence CAGCCATTCCTTTATGTGACTTTCTTCATAGTCTACATAAACACGTGGCTGGTAAAcgtcatcatcatcaccactgtGATCTCTGACTACCAGCTCCACACCTCCATGTATATCCTGCTGGCCAACTTGGCTTTCATAGATATCAGCGAATCATCAGTCAGTACTCCAAAATTACTCTCAGATCTCCTCTCAGAGCGTAAAACCATCTCATTCAGTGAGTGCATCCTTCAGATGTTTTTCTTCCACTTCTTTGCTGGCGCTATGGGGTTTTGCCTTGTGGGGATGGCGGTCGATCGGTACGTGGCCATCTATAAACCACTGCGGTACTTGACTATCATGAACCGGGGTGTATGCATGAGGATAGTGGCACTGGCATGGCTGGTTGGATTGGCTCACTCTGCTGTTCAGACTGGACTGCTCCTCCAGTTACCGTTCTGTGGTCCAAACATCCTGGACAATTTCTACTGTGATGTCCCACAAGTCATCAAACTGGCCTGCACCAACACTCACTTGGCTGAAATTCAGATGAATTTCAACAGTGGGTTAGTGATCATAATAATATTCATCATTCTGCTTATTTCTTACACCGTCATCTTAATCAAGATCAGGACACATGTCACGGAAGGGAAGAATAAGGCTCTGTCCACCTGTGGAACCCAGATCACTGTAATGTGTTTTCAATTCATACCCAGTATCTTCATCTATGCTTGGCCCATCAAGCAGTTCGCCCTGCATAAGCTGTTCTCAGTCATTTACTCTGTAATCACCCCAATGCTGAACCCGATGGTCTACACTCTGAGAAATGCCGAGATGAAGAAGGCCATCCGGAGACTATTGAACAGAATGCTGTTCTCACGGTGGGAAAGACACACATAG